In Acaryochloris thomasi RCC1774, the DNA window ATGCATATAGGGCCTTACTTGGTGCCACAAGCGAGCGAAAGCTGGTCGATGGGTTGGATGGGTATGAATCTCTAGAGCATCCACCTGATGAGACACGAGTAATGGAACAACTGCGTCGAGAGAGGCACGATGGGTCTCAGCCGTGATTTGATCGATCGGACAGATGGGTAAGCAGCGGCCACAGCCGTAGCAGCGGTCGCCCATCACCCCACTCTCCCCCTCTGAGAAGAGGATCGCCTGAGCGGGGCAGATCGTCACGCAGGGGCGAGGACAGTCTACCGGGCAGCGAGCTGGATCGAGAACCGCCTTACGGAAATGTGGATCTTCGCCATCATTAAGACTCACCATGAGCCAGGGGCGGGTGGGGGCATTCCCCAGGCTGGAAGCAACCTCAATCGCTGCATTTATGCCGTCAGTGGCAGCCGCTATAACCGCAGGATCGGCGGCAACATCAATACAGTCTGCACCGGCTAGAGTGTAGGCCAGCGACAGATTGCGCACAGCTGGTAAATGCTGGAAACTCGCGCCACAGATTAGCTTGAACCAATGGCCCTGCTCCAGAGACTGTAAGGGTTTCTGTATCACCCGAATAAGCGCTATTTCTAGTAAGGTTTAGGCGGCTGTAAGTACCTGCGTCAGAGGCTGCCAGCGGAAATTGCGGCTACCCCCTAACTCGACCACAATCTTCACCTGAGCATTAGATTGAGTCAAATCACAGAGATAGGCCAATTCTTGCTGCGATAATCGCTTACCGTCATAGAGCCATAGCACGAGTCCCTCTGCACCGGGCGGCAGCATTTCAAGGTGGTACGTCACAAAGGGCGGTAAGTAATAGGTGTGAATTTCTCTTTTACCCAGGTGAGGTGGACGCACGCCATGCACATTTGTGAAATACGCCGCCAAGTCACCAACGCCCGGAGCAGAGACAAACTGGGTTGCATAGCCCGCAGCCCGCAGCCGTCGCTTGAACCGTCCTTCGAAACCACCCTCTGAGGGAACATAGACGCCCACTGCGCCATCCCTTTCGACCTCTTTAATAAACTTTTTCCCGGTGATGATCAATGCCATGACGGATGCTAGTAGATGGTTGTGGCTCATTTACAAACTACACGACTTTACCCCTGCCTGTCACAGATTTAACGCTTGGCCCTATACCAATCCGCCCGTAGAGGAGAAAGAATCACGCAATCTGCAATATTGGGCTTGACAGCCGAGGGAAGCAAGCTGCTAATATGATCGAGCTTGAATCAATTGGGTTCTCAGCAATGGGGCGTCGCCAAGCGGTAAGGCACCTGGTTTTGGTCCAGGCATTCGGAGGTTCGAATCCTTCCGCCCCAGTTTTAAAATTGAGCTTTATTGAATTTTGGGAAATCACTTTTTTGTGTTCTGCTGCTAGTCTTGGCTACGCAGCCTTCGGTGTGAATTGAGTCAGTGAAAACTCCCCAAACGTTAGCGCTAGATTTCGACGGCATTATTTGTAACGGTCTCCAAGAGTATTTTCAGACAACCTGGCGTGCCTACTGCCAAGTCTGGTCAACGTCATCAGGAACTGCTCCTGAGACCTTGGCCCAGCAGTTTTATCATCTACGGCCTGTTGTCGAAACAGGGTGGGAAATGCCGGTGCTGCTGCGGGCTATTCTCAAAGGATTCTCTGAAGAGGCTATTCTTCAGAACTGGCCTAATATCCGAGATCGCGTTGTTGTTGAAGACGATCTCAACCCCAAGATGTTGGCGACTCAAGTTGATGCCGTGCGCGATCGCTGGCTAAACAGTGATTTAGAGTCTTGGCTGGCACTGCACACCTTTTATGAGGGAGTCATTCCAAAGCTCCAGGCACTGAGCGAACAGCTCCCTATTGTCATTATTACGACCAAGGAAAGCCGGTTTGTGAAGGCTCTCCTCCAGCAAGCGGGCCTTCAGATCCCTGACGACCGACTATTTGGTAAGGACTGTCGCCGTCCTAAAGCAGAGACGCTGCGACAGCTCAAGACGACAAGCCCGACTCCCATCTGGTTTATTGAGGACCGGTTGGCAACGCTCCAAACGATTAAGCAGCAGCGTGATCTCACAGACATTGCTCTTTTTCTCGGTGACTGGGGCTATAACACCCAGCAGCAGCAGCAAGCTGCGAACCGCGACCCTCGCATTCACCGACTATCGCTCGCTCAATTCGGACAGGAATTTTCAGGCTGGCTACAAAGCTAGGGCAAAGCACTTGACCAGGGAAAAATCCAGCCATGGTCAAGTTCTGCGGGGTGCCGGAGATTCAAATTTCTCTGTGTCTGACACCTTGATAAGTATATGTACCGGCGTAAATCTATAATATACTTATAAACCTAAAATATTTTGTTAAAAA includes these proteins:
- the ldpA gene encoding circadian clock protein LdpA; translation: MRVIQKPLQSLEQGHWFKLICGASFQHLPAVRNLSLAYTLAGADCIDVAADPAVIAAATDGINAAIEVASSLGNAPTRPWLMVSLNDGEDPHFRKAVLDPARCPVDCPRPCVTICPAQAILFSEGESGVMGDRCYGCGRCLPICPIDQITAETHRASLDAVVPLLVSHQVDALEIHTHPTHRPAFARLWHQVRPYMHRLKVLAISCPDGEGHIEYLRALYEHIAPLPCPLIWQTDGRPMSGDIGDGTTRAAVRLGKKVLEAQLPGYVQLAGGTNGHTVVKLKANGLLNNEMSQSAHIAGVAYGSYARRLLDSLLPDAEPLEQDLSRLRQAVDRAEALVGPLKANRGTLMY
- a CDS encoding NAD(P)H-quinone oxidoreductase subunit N, giving the protein MALIITGKKFIKEVERDGAVGVYVPSEGGFEGRFKRRLRAAGYATQFVSAPGVGDLAAYFTNVHGVRPPHLGKREIHTYYLPPFVTYHLEMLPPGAEGLVLWLYDGKRLSQQELAYLCDLTQSNAQVKIVVELGGSRNFRWQPLTQVLTAA
- a CDS encoding HAD family hydrolase, with amino-acid sequence MKTPQTLALDFDGIICNGLQEYFQTTWRAYCQVWSTSSGTAPETLAQQFYHLRPVVETGWEMPVLLRAILKGFSEEAILQNWPNIRDRVVVEDDLNPKMLATQVDAVRDRWLNSDLESWLALHTFYEGVIPKLQALSEQLPIVIITTKESRFVKALLQQAGLQIPDDRLFGKDCRRPKAETLRQLKTTSPTPIWFIEDRLATLQTIKQQRDLTDIALFLGDWGYNTQQQQQAANRDPRIHRLSLAQFGQEFSGWLQS